Within Alkaliphilus flagellatus, the genomic segment TTTACTTTGATATGCTTTATCATTAGAAAAATAAAAGCCTATGCTAGCTAAAAAGCTAAGTGCTATAAAATATAAAAAGAGCTTTAAATGCTGCCTACTAGACATAAAGCTCTCTACACAATCTTTTAGTTTTGGAATACTTAAATTAGTAGTTTCTCCTGATAGCAACTTATGAAGTAATGTCGAGAAAAATATGCTAGAAACAATTCCAATTATAAGTATTAATATGGACATTATGAGTCTGGTTCTTTTTTGTTTATTCATATAAAAAGCTTCTCCTTTCTACGCTTTTCTTACTTCATAATAATTAGTTTCTATATCTACTTTTAAAAAACATTCCCTAAATCCATTTTCATTTTCAAATACGTAAAAACGTTCATAAGTTTCAATAAGTATGCCACAGAATTTTATATCATTACTTCTAGATTCTTTTCTTCTTACTACATATCTTTTACCTTTTGTTAATCTATTGGTCTTCACCAATTTATCAATATAAAAACAATTTATATCATCACCTTCTTTTACGATTTTTCTTTTGATGATTTGTACTTTTCTAGCCTTCTTCTACTTTCTAAAGCTATTAAACCATCTAGCTCCTGACTTAATGCTACTACCTCATTACTAGTAAGGCTTTCGGAATTTGAAATCGCTGAATTCAGCTTCTCTTTTAAATCCTGTATTTTTTCATGGATCTCTATATTAATCACCTCCTACAAAAAAAACAAAAAGACCTAAATAATTTAGCTCTTTAAATTAATTGATATTTATCTTTCCCAATCCAAGCCTTCGCCTTTTTCTTTCTCTTTAATTTTCTCCTTAAGTGCTTGGCCTTCTAAATAAGACCTCGGATAATCTTTATGTCCTTCACTAGGGTTGCTTTCAAGCATCTTTACAGTCTGTAATACTATTTCTTCTCTTTCGTCAAATTGTTTTTGTAAAGTAGAGTTATTAGTTATTTTTTCATACTGCTTATTAAGAGCAAATCTTTTTTCCATTGCCTCTTTGGTAAAGTTTTCAGGTGGATATAAACTGAGATTACTACATGGTCTTCCATTTGAAGTAGTAAATGTAATATTATTATCATCATTATCCCACTTAACCTGATATCCTAACTCACTCATGTTTTTAATAAATTCTTCTTTGCTTCTTGAATACTTAAGTACATTTCTAGCTGCAAGTTGAAGTTCGTGCTTCCAGCTCCTACCCTCTTCCCTTGCTTTGCGTTCTCCAATAGTTTCTGATTTAGTGTTAGCTCTTCGTTTTTTATTAGAAACACTATACTTAAGTCCATATTCTTCACAAAGTTTATCTGAATATGATATTAGCTCTTTCGCTTCTTTTATGCTCTGTTGCCACTTCACCCCAGTTTCATAATTAACAGTATTCAATATAAAATGAGTATGAAGATGATCCTTGTCTGTATGAGTCGCGACTAATATTTCAAACTCTTTAAATCTTTCTTGCTCTATAAGCTTAAGAGATATTTCATGAGCTAATTCTGGACTTATATCTTCATAAGGATGAAATGAGTGTATAAAATGTATAAATTGTCTTCCTTTCTCCTTATTGAACATCTTTTTAGTAACCATCATTTCATCAAAGGCAGATTCTGGACTACAGTTTATACCCGTTATTAATTTTGCTGATGTTTTACCATCTTTAGTAATATAATTTATTGCTCTATTTCCTTTATCTTCAGATATCAATTTTTCTACAAATGTCATTTCCTTGTCTAATTCACTCATATGTTCTTTTTTAATCCTGGCTGTGTTTATTTTTATTCCTTTTTCAAAGTTAGATTTATTAAGACTAAATATATTCTCTAATGCCTCTTTAGTGAAATTTTGGGCAGGATATAGCTTATTGTTTCTACGTACATGCCCATCAGGGGTAGTAAATGTTATATACTTACGATTATCCTCCCATTTAACCTGATACCCTAAATCGCTCATATTTTTAATAAACTCTTCTTTGCTTTTAGATATATCCTTATTTTTTTTAACTGCAGCAAATAGATTATATTGCCAATTTCTATCTTTATTATTTTGATTCATATTATCTTCATCTTTTACATTTAAATTTTCAAATGTAAATACTTCTGTTTTATTTTCATCAACAATATAATCTATTGCTCTTACTAGCCCCTGGACTTTTTTATTTGATCCGTTAATAAATTTAACAATTCCCATATTTCTTCCACCTTTTTTTGCGTCATTGATATGTCTGGACAAGTAATTTTACCTTGATGGCAAAGAATATTTAATTGATTAAGATTTCTTCCTATTCCTTTTAACTCCTTAGAAAAGTCTTTAAAATCCTCTATTATATTTATGTTTTTATTTAAAGAGCTGTATCTTAAATACTCGCTTAATCTCATATTTGCTTTTTTAGATTTATTCAGGATTTTTAAGTGTTCTTTTTCAGATACTCTAAAACTTATTTTTATTGTTTTATTTTCAATAACCATCACCTGCTTTTGAAACCTTTTTAAATATAGTACATGGAGTTTTCCAATTAAGTCTTCCAATACATTTTCCGTTATTGTTTATAAATCTTCTACACTCTCTACATTCTAAATTTATTTTCAATAAATCTGTTTCTATTATTTTTATAACCTCCTTTTTGTTTCCTTTAGAGGGTTCGGGATACTTCCCGAATATTTATAAAGCAACAGGCCAGTACCTGTTGCGAGCTATTTGACGAGCGAAGTCCGACAAATAGGAATCCTGCCTTCTCTAAAAGAGAAGTATTGGGTTATTGAAAAAGAAATAAAAAAACGTGTTTAAAAACACATTATTGTACATTTCTATCACTCCAATTCTCATAATATTTTCAGGATTATTGAAAAAATAGAAACTACATTTCTAGTTCTTCTTCATCCTCTATTGTTACTTCTTCTTGATTATGTTCAACTATCTCCGTTACTTTTACTTCCATACTTTCACTTTGTGTTCTTAAGTAAGTTTTTTCATTCATTAATTCTGCCTTATATTCCATATAGTTTGCAGTTTTCTCTGCTTCACGAATAGCTTTGATTAATGTATTAGGTTTTTCATTAATTGCTTGAATCCAGCTTTGCACATATGCCTTGTGATTATTAATATGTTCATCACTTTGTTCAGCATGTAAATTCACACTCATAAAACAGGAGCTGATTTCTGCAATTAGTTCTTCATAGGCGTAATCACTTGAACCGAACATATTGCTGATATTACGATTCAAACGGTGTACTGCTCCTGTTGAATGGGCCAATTCATGTAATGCTGTAGAATTATAAGCATAATCTGTCTTAAAATATTCGGGTTTTGGTAAATGTATCTTATCTTCCCTATGTCTATAAAAGGCCCTATCATTTCCGTCATTTAAAATTTCAACACCCATGTTCTTCGACAGTCGTTCAATAATTTCATCAGGCTTAATATCATTGGTTTCAAGGGGTGGCGATGGCGGTATCCCTGTAATATCTTTTCCATTAAAAACTACATAGTATTTTGCTGTAAAGCTTATGTTTTCCATGACTTCAGGATTGTTTTTAGCAGCATTAAACTCTTCCCATGTTAATGCCTTTTTATTTTTAAAGTCATATGGTAGCCAATACTCTACCTGTTCACCCTTTGAACCTCTATTTAGTTTCCATCCTTTATCTTTAATTTGTTTGAATGTACACCATCTTGGATCACTATAGCCTTTTTCTAGTGAAATAAAGCTTAGCCAAAATTTATTGATACCTTTGTATTTTTTATTGTTTGTGGCATTGACTGGAATCATGGATTGTCCTTTCCATTCCTTTTTCCAATCCAACTGTTTTTCTTCTAAAGATTTTACAAATGTATCTGCTAATTTTTGACGGTACTTCTTTACTTTTTTATTCAAATTTTAGTCCTCCTTTTCATTTTCTTTCATTTCATTTTCTTTCATTTCATCTTCCAAAATTGTTTCTGTGTCAATAAATATAATGATAGTTTCATTCGCCTTTTCTCTATTTTGTGTCAATCGGTGACACCTCCATTTCTAGTACTATTATTTTTCTAGCCTTCTATAAAAAGAAGTTTTGGATTATTGAAAAAGAAAATAAGAAAACACCTTGAATCCTAGTTACTGATACAAAGTGTTTTATTGAATAATGCATATTAGGTTTTGAAAGATATTGAGTAAAAAAGCTAAATTTCTAACTCCTCTTCCTCACTATCTTTATTATGTGCTAAATTTTCTTTTTGAATATTCATTACCTCATATAGTTTTTTTAAATCTTCATTATAATCTTTTTCATTAGGATACTCTATATTAACTATGTATTTATCTTTATATTTTTCCTTTAATCTATTAGCTGCCACATATCCATCACTATCATTATCAAGACATAGATTTATTTCTTTTATATTAGGTTTTTCTATTAAGTATCTTTCTAATGCTTTATCAGATAGTCCTCCCAAAGACACTAAATGATCATTAAACTTAAAACCATTACCTGAATTAATTCTTTTAAGAGTCAAATAGCTCATAAGATCTATAGGTGATTCAAAAACATATACTTTGGAACTATTTTTATTACCTTCTATACAAAAATTATAAGCTTTATCAGAGTTCTTTACATCACCTCTAAATCTTTCTATATTTGTATTAGTACCTCGTATACTTGCATATCTAGCTTCTCCTTTGTTGTCATAACCTACAAATACACAATTTTTATATTTATCTTCATATATTTTTTTATTCTTAATTAATCTATAAACTATATCTTTATCTATTTTTCTTGTTTGTATAAGATAAGCCATCATATGCTTATATGTATTATTTTTTTCAGGAAGAATTAATTTTCCTTTAGGTTCTTCTCTTTTAACTGTCTTCTGATAATTAAAGGCATTAATAGAAGTAACACCAATAAGCTGTTTTACTGCTTCTACCCAAGACTTATTCTCTGTGAACATTACAAACTGTATTGGTCCTCCACCTTTATTTTGACAAAAACAATTCCATTTATTTGTCACTGGATTTATATGTAGACCTCCATAGCCTTCTATTTTATATGAATTTGTACCTACTTTTTTAACATCAAATGATTGTTTTGCATACTCAAGTATATTTACATTATTAGCAAATTGTATTTGTTCCTCTGTAAATCTGCGTCTTTCATATGCCATAATCTTACCTCCTGTAAAAATTAAAAGACAAGCTAAAATTCTAGCTCCTCTTCATATTTTTATAACTCTAATTCTTCATCATTTTCATTTTCTAACGTATGTTTTGACTCTATCCTTTGTTTTAAAAATAATAGAGATTCAAGTTCTTTCACTTTATTACTATTTTTAGATACAAGAATATCATCCCAATTTAATTCTCCGTATCCTTTTTCCACAGCTCTGTAAATAGCTCCATTTTTTACAAAGCATTCTTCACCCCTCTTGCCCCTGTCACCATATCCAAACACCTCTATTAATTTATTTATTGCATCCTCTGGAGAGATTTCAATATCAACTCCATTTAACTTCACATTAGCTTTTATAAGCAATGATTTCATACTTTTCACCTCCTTCAATAATTAAAATTTTTATAAAAAAAGCGGGTAAATAAACTACATTTACCTGCTCAAGTGGGAGCTATTTAAACCTCTAAAATTTTCTTAATAATAAATTTCTATTCTAATATTTAATATAAAAATTATCGCCTTCGTATTTTTACAATAAAAAAGCAGATAGCTAAAATATCACTATCTACGCTTATTGCCTTATATAATTTTAAATTTATTCTAATTCCACATCATTATCAAAACTATTCGCAATTTTTAGCACTGAAATGCATTTTTCAAGTTCTTCTTCAACATATTTTAGACCATACATTATTCATTATCAATTTTTAATTTTGAGAAAAATAAATTTCTAATGCATTTTCTATAATTTCCTCAATCTCTTTCTGTGTTTGATTTTCTTTAAAATATCTACTAACCAGTTTAGGTTTTAATTTAAAAGACTTTATCTTT encodes:
- a CDS encoding TRAG family protein gives rise to the protein MNKQKRTRLIMSILILIIGIVSSIFFSTLLHKLLSGETTNLSIPKLKDCVESFMSSRQHLKLFLYFIALSFLASIGFYFSNDKAYQSKLIKVTPMIYTPAVAGQNQHGSARWLTEKEKDQVFKSYVLIKNDKFIQSLMEENKKYINTSEGGKKTSD
- a CDS encoding aspartyl-phosphate phosphatase Spo0E family protein, with the translated sequence MINIEIHEKIQDLKEKLNSAISNSESLTSNEVVALSQELDGLIALESRRRLEKYKSSKEKS
- a CDS encoding relaxase/mobilization nuclease domain-containing protein; its protein translation is MGIVKFINGSNKKVQGLVRAIDYIVDENKTEVFTFENLNVKDEDNMNQNNKDRNWQYNLFAAVKKNKDISKSKEEFIKNMSDLGYQVKWEDNRKYITFTTPDGHVRRNNKLYPAQNFTKEALENIFSLNKSNFEKGIKINTARIKKEHMSELDKEMTFVEKLISEDKGNRAINYITKDGKTSAKLITGINCSPESAFDEMMVTKKMFNKEKGRQFIHFIHSFHPYEDISPELAHEISLKLIEQERFKEFEILVATHTDKDHLHTHFILNTVNYETGVKWQQSIKEAKELISYSDKLCEEYGLKYSVSNKKRRANTKSETIGERKAREEGRSWKHELQLAARNVLKYSRSKEEFIKNMSELGYQVKWDNDDNNITFTTSNGRPCSNLSLYPPENFTKEAMEKRFALNKQYEKITNNSTLQKQFDEREEIVLQTVKMLESNPSEGHKDYPRSYLEGQALKEKIKEKEKGEGLDWER
- a CDS encoding plasmid mobilization protein, which encodes MVIENKTIKISFRVSEKEHLKILNKSKKANMRLSEYLRYSSLNKNINIIEDFKDFSKELKGIGRNLNQLNILCHQGKITCPDISMTQKKVEEIWELLNLLTDQIKKSRG
- a CDS encoding ArdC family protein; translated protein: MNKKVKKYRQKLADTFVKSLEEKQLDWKKEWKGQSMIPVNATNNKKYKGINKFWLSFISLEKGYSDPRWCTFKQIKDKGWKLNRGSKGEQVEYWLPYDFKNKKALTWEEFNAAKNNPEVMENISFTAKYYVVFNGKDITGIPPSPPLETNDIKPDEIIERLSKNMGVEILNDGNDRAFYRHREDKIHLPKPEYFKTDYAYNSTALHELAHSTGAVHRLNRNISNMFGSSDYAYEELIAEISSCFMSVNLHAEQSDEHINNHKAYVQSWIQAINEKPNTLIKAIREAEKTANYMEYKAELMNEKTYLRTQSESMEVKVTEIVEHNQEEVTIEDEEELEM
- a CDS encoding DUF3991 and toprim domain-containing protein; the encoded protein is MAYERRRFTEEQIQFANNVNILEYAKQSFDVKKVGTNSYKIEGYGGLHINPVTNKWNCFCQNKGGGPIQFVMFTENKSWVEAVKQLIGVTSINAFNYQKTVKREEPKGKLILPEKNNTYKHMMAYLIQTRKIDKDIVYRLIKNKKIYEDKYKNCVFVGYDNKGEARYASIRGTNTNIERFRGDVKNSDKAYNFCIEGNKNSSKVYVFESPIDLMSYLTLKRINSGNGFKFNDHLVSLGGLSDKALERYLIEKPNIKEINLCLDNDSDGYVAANRLKEKYKDKYIVNIEYPNEKDYNEDLKKLYEVMNIQKENLAHNKDSEEEELEI